The Desulfonatronovibrio hydrogenovorans DSM 9292 genome includes a window with the following:
- a CDS encoding DUF4390 domain-containing protein gives MINRFFIYMSMGLMMWVILVPGTTHAQRLDLSNFFIDTYEGRLVARFSVEVDDFERVRTALDNGTKVALVCNVDLLRSRVLLRDKSLLSKEIEVGLEKDLLSGEYVINFPAHRRSLPSFDHDDFTKLFHAMDAILLPIEDLDIGRKHVVRIEARLISKGVPKWIKRTLFFWSWDLASSIRYDMEFSL, from the coding sequence ATGATCAACCGCTTTTTTATTTACATGTCCATGGGGCTGATGATGTGGGTAATACTGGTCCCTGGGACTACTCATGCCCAGCGTCTGGACCTGTCTAACTTTTTCATTGATACCTACGAAGGAAGGCTGGTAGCCAGATTTTCCGTAGAAGTAGACGATTTTGAAAGGGTCAGGACAGCTCTTGACAACGGAACCAAGGTTGCTCTTGTCTGCAATGTTGATTTACTCAGAAGCCGGGTCTTACTCCGGGACAAGTCTCTTTTATCAAAAGAGATTGAAGTTGGTCTGGAAAAAGATCTTTTGTCCGGCGAATACGTGATAAATTTTCCTGCTCACAGGCGCAGCCTGCCCTCTTTTGATCACGATGACTTTACAAAGCTTTTCCATGCAATGGATGCAATCCTTCTGCCTATTGAAGATCTGGATATCGGCCGGAAGCATGTTGTCAGGATTGAGGCCAGGCTTATTTCAAAGGGAGTCCCTAAATGGATCAAACGGACACTGTTCTTCTGGTCCTGGGACCTGGCCAGTTCCATCCGGTACGACATGGAGTTTTCCCTTTAA
- the dapB gene encoding 4-hydroxy-tetrahydrodipicolinate reductase → MSTPIVVTGVNGRMGRTIAGLVIEDPSLELAGVVEKKDRLQGLDRFDCPVSSSLKDILSGKKGAVVIDFTSPEASLEVADICVHCSASAVMGTTGFSVDQLKSLQDKARQTPLFWAPNMSVGVNVLLKVLPELLNLLGDEYDLELMEIHHKFKKDSPSGTALKLAQVLADAKGVNLDEAGVFSRKGMIGERRKGEIGVQTLRGGDVVGDHTVYFFGPGERIEVTHRAHSRETFAQGAVRAAKWLADKKPGRLYAMADMFE, encoded by the coding sequence ATGAGTACGCCGATCGTGGTAACCGGTGTCAACGGCCGCATGGGCCGGACCATTGCAGGTCTGGTGATTGAAGATCCATCCCTTGAGCTTGCCGGAGTCGTGGAAAAAAAAGACCGGCTTCAAGGCCTGGATAGATTTGACTGCCCTGTTTCAAGCAGTCTCAAAGATATCCTGTCCGGAAAAAAGGGAGCCGTGGTCATAGATTTTACTTCTCCTGAAGCCAGTCTGGAAGTGGCTGACATCTGTGTCCATTGTAGTGCCTCAGCTGTGATGGGGACAACAGGATTTAGTGTTGACCAGCTGAAATCTCTTCAGGACAAGGCCAGGCAGACCCCGCTGTTCTGGGCTCCGAACATGAGCGTAGGCGTGAATGTTCTTTTGAAAGTATTGCCTGAACTCCTGAATCTTTTGGGCGATGAATACGACCTGGAATTAATGGAGATCCACCACAAGTTTAAAAAGGATTCGCCTTCGGGTACTGCTTTAAAGCTGGCTCAGGTCCTGGCTGATGCCAAAGGCGTTAACCTGGATGAGGCTGGAGTCTTCTCTCGGAAAGGGATGATCGGTGAGCGCAGAAAAGGCGAAATCGGAGTGCAGACCTTAAGGGGTGGTGACGTGGTGGGAGACCACACCGTCTATTTTTTCGGTCCGGGTGAAAGAATTGAGGTGACCCACAGGGCACATTCAAGAGAGACCTTTGCCCAGGGAGCTGTCAGGGCTGCCAAGTGGCTGGCGGATAAAAAGCCCGGCAGGCTTTATGCCATGGCTGACATGTTTGAATAA